A single genomic interval of Candidatus Sulfotelmatobacter sp. harbors:
- a CDS encoding FtsX-like permease family protein: protein MKLPDLAELALRNLRESLLRNSLTTVGISVGVASLVAMLSLGIGLQQLFSRRLAKSGLFDTVLVTSHRDLRGMGREDERNAPAPGESRVLDEPARQEIERLPNVVEAYPDIRFITELRFDDKPHLTMISALPDSAKSNDAFDGMQGSFFSSDTAPEVILQKSFAEELLGKTPARGADEPNVAELAKPLLGKELIMRYAQRDASPAAAPAPSTDTAKFADSSLAAAAYSVVSREQKLKIVGVADLDLESMRGPTRAKVFLPLMLAESLHVMQPTDLREISQAASGQPVYSSISVRVKDPAKVQMVEDAVKKKGFGTFSILDASRGLQQVFKILYAFLGIFGSLALIVSSIGIVNTLVMAILERRREIGIMKAIGASDVDIMKLFFAEAGGMGILGGMVGVALGWTIGQLINFGTNIYLKSQSFPPEHFWAVPWWLVVGAIVFSFAVSMVSGLYPAGRAARLDPVQALRYE, encoded by the coding sequence GTGAAACTTCCCGATCTGGCAGAACTCGCCTTGCGGAATCTGCGCGAGTCGCTGTTGCGAAACTCGCTGACCACAGTCGGAATCTCGGTGGGCGTGGCCTCGCTGGTGGCGATGCTCTCGCTGGGAATCGGGCTGCAACAGTTGTTTTCGCGGCGGCTGGCGAAATCGGGCTTATTTGATACTGTTCTGGTCACATCTCACCGCGATTTGCGCGGGATGGGGCGCGAAGATGAACGCAATGCGCCGGCGCCGGGCGAAAGCCGCGTGCTGGACGAACCTGCGCGGCAGGAAATCGAGCGACTGCCAAATGTCGTCGAGGCGTATCCGGATATTCGTTTCATCACCGAACTGCGATTCGACGACAAGCCTCATCTGACCATGATCTCAGCCCTGCCCGACTCGGCAAAATCCAATGATGCGTTCGATGGCATGCAGGGCAGCTTTTTCTCTTCGGACACCGCTCCAGAAGTGATCCTGCAAAAATCGTTCGCCGAGGAGTTACTGGGAAAGACTCCGGCGCGCGGAGCGGATGAGCCGAATGTCGCCGAGCTGGCGAAGCCTTTGCTCGGCAAAGAATTGATCATGCGGTACGCGCAGCGCGATGCCAGCCCCGCAGCGGCTCCCGCGCCCAGCACCGATACGGCAAAGTTCGCCGACAGCAGTCTGGCGGCAGCCGCATATTCCGTGGTTTCGCGAGAGCAGAAACTTAAAATTGTCGGCGTCGCCGATCTCGATCTGGAAAGCATGCGCGGTCCGACGCGAGCGAAAGTGTTCCTGCCGTTAATGCTGGCGGAAAGTCTCCACGTGATGCAGCCCACCGATCTGCGTGAAATTTCTCAGGCGGCCAGCGGCCAGCCGGTTTATTCCTCAATCAGCGTGCGCGTGAAAGATCCGGCGAAAGTGCAAATGGTCGAAGACGCGGTCAAGAAAAAGGGGTTCGGCACGTTCTCGATTCTCGACGCCAGCCGCGGCCTGCAACAAGTGTTCAAAATCTTATACGCATTCCTGGGAATTTTCGGGAGCTTAGCATTGATCGTGTCGTCGATTGGAATTGTAAATACGCTGGTGATGGCGATTCTGGAACGGCGCCGAGAAATCGGCATCATGAAGGCCATCGGCGCCAGCGACGTCGACATCATGAAGCTTTTCTTCGCGGAAGCCGGCGGCATGGGAATTCTCGGCGGGATGGTGGGCGTGGCGCTCGGGTGGACGATCGGCCAGTTGATCAACTTCGGCACCAATATCTATCTCAAGAGCCAGTCGTTTCCGCCTGAACATTTCTGGGCGGTACCATGGTGGCTGGTAGTGGGAGCCATTGTATTTTCGTTCGCCGTCAGCATGGTTTCGGGCTTATACCCCGCGGGACGAGCCGCCCGGCTTGATCCTGTGCAGGCGCTGCGCTACGAGTAA